One part of the Glycine soja cultivar W05 chromosome 11, ASM419377v2, whole genome shotgun sequence genome encodes these proteins:
- the LOC114376201 gene encoding target of rapamycin complex subunit LST8-1 — MSQPTVILATASYDHTIRFWEAKSGRCYRTIQYPDSQVNRLEITPDKHFLAAAGNPHIRLFDVNSNSPQPVMSYDSHTNNVMAVGFQCDGNWMYSGSEDGTVKIWDLRAPGCQREYESRAAVNTVVLHPNQTELISGDQNGNIRVWDLTANSCSCELVPEVDTAVRSLTVMWDGSLVVAANNHGTCYVWRLLRGTQTMTNFEPLHKLQAHKGYILKCLLSPEFCEPHRYLATASSDHTVKIWNVDGFTLEKTLIGHQRWVWDCVFSVDGAYLITASSDTTARLWSMSTGEDIKVYQGHHKATICCALHDGAEPAAS, encoded by the exons ATGAGCCAACCAACGGTGATACTTGCCACTGCGAGCTATGATCACACCATTCGTTTTTGGGAGGCCAAGAGTGGCCGTTGCTACCGCACCATCCAATATCCTGATTCG CAAGTAAACCGGCTGGAGATAACCCCGGACAAACACTTCCTGGCTGCAGCTGGCAATCCTCACATACGATTGTTTGATGTTAACTCAAATAGTCCTCAACCG GTAATGAGCTATGATTCACATACCAATAATGTAATGGCAGTTGGGTTTCAATGTGATGGTAATTGGATGTATTCTGGTTCAGAGGATGGCACAGTTAAGATCTGGGATTTGAG GGCACCGGGTTGTCAAAGGGAATATGAAAGTCGTGCAGCTGTAAACACTGTTGTGCTACACCCAAATCAG ACTGAACTAATATCTGGTGACCAAAATGGCAACATTCGTGTGTGGGATTTGACAGCAAATTCATGCAGTTGCGAATTG GTTCCAGAGGTGGATACAGCTGTACGCTCTTTAACAGTAATGTGGGATGGGAGCTTGGTAGTTGCAGCAAATAATCATGGGACATGTTATGTGTGGCGCTTGTTGCGAGGGACTCAG ACAATGACAAACTTTGAGCCTCTTCACAAGCTGCAAGCACACAAGGGATACATTCTCAAATGTCTTTTATCACCCGAGTTCTGTGAACCCCACAG GTACTTGGCAACTGCATCTTCTGATCATACTGTCAAAATATGGAATGTTGATGGTTTTACCCTAGAAAAAACTCTCATAG GTCACCAACGCTGGGTGTGGGACTGTGTCTTCTCTGTGGATGGTGCCTACCTTATTACAG CTTCCTCTGATACAACTGCAAGGCTCTGGTCTATGTCAACTGGTGAAGATATTAAAGTTTACCAAGGGCATCATAAAGCTACAATTTGCTGTGCCCTACACGATGGGGCTGAACCCGCAGCTTCCTGA